The following proteins come from a genomic window of Candidatus Goldiibacteriota bacterium HGW-Goldbacteria-1:
- a CDS encoding prepilin peptidase → MFGLTMRSRIQKVLLTRFTVTNNSYVKKSRGLTAAAFFIFKFKIGGLMNSEIIFAGTVLIIFIYGAVIGSFLNVCIYRIPENKSIVSPPSACPECGNFIKWYDNIPILSYFILGRKCRFCGEKISGRYPIIEFMTGLLFVLFFIKFGVEKNYFFYIIMVGYLITLALIDIDRKIVPDGILKYMCITGAVFSVFKFGGINLFEGIIGATAGGTLLLILNYFTNGKIGEGDIKLAAVLGMCVGAAAVFDIIFYSFIVGGFVAVFLLVTGKNGRKDEIAFVPFIAAGFILKYLLA, encoded by the coding sequence ATGTTTGGCTTAACAATGCGCAGCCGGATACAAAAGGTGTTACTTACTCGATTTACGGTTACGAATAACAGTTATGTAAAAAAAAGCCGCGGCTTAACTGCCGCGGCTTTTTTTATTTTCAAATTTAAAATTGGGGGTTTAATGAACTCTGAAATTATATTCGCCGGAACAGTGCTTATTATATTTATATACGGCGCTGTTATAGGCAGTTTTCTGAATGTATGTATATACAGGATTCCCGAAAACAAATCCATTGTTTCGCCGCCTTCCGCGTGCCCTGAATGTGGAAATTTCATCAAATGGTATGATAATATCCCTATTTTAAGTTATTTTATACTTGGAAGAAAATGCAGGTTTTGCGGGGAAAAGATATCAGGCAGATACCCAATAATTGAATTTATGACGGGTTTACTGTTTGTTTTATTTTTTATTAAGTTTGGGGTTGAAAAAAACTATTTTTTCTATATAATAATGGTAGGTTATCTTATAACGTTAGCATTAATAGATATTGACAGAAAAATTGTACCTGATGGTATTTTGAAGTATATGTGCATAACCGGTGCGGTTTTTTCAGTCTTTAAGTTTGGCGGAATTAACCTGTTTGAAGGCATTATAGGTGCAACGGCAGGCGGCACGCTTCTGCTTATATTGAACTACTTTACTAACGGAAAGATAGGGGAAGGTGATATTAAGCTTGCAGCAGTGCTGGGTATGTGTGTCGGGGCTGCGGCGGTATTTGATATAATTTTCTACTCTTTCATAGTTGGCGGTTTTGTGGCAGTGTTCTTGTTGGTTACGGGAAAGAATGGAAGAAAGGACGAAATTGCTTTTGTGCCTTTTATCGCCGCGGGTTTTATTTTAAAATACCTGCTGGCGTAA